A part of Pararoseomonas sp. SCSIO 73927 genomic DNA contains:
- a CDS encoding VOC family protein has product MQTNAYLYFDGNCEEAMTHYERVLGGRMIAMLRATGTPAEAQMPPGWAEKILHACLDVGGTTLMASDAPPNLPAGTPGGFSVNINTDTPEEAERVFAALLEGGEVRMPMAPTFWAQRFGMLVDRFGTPWMVNCVLPECTEAGAETAVPAA; this is encoded by the coding sequence ATGCAGACCAACGCCTACCTCTACTTCGACGGCAACTGCGAGGAGGCCATGACCCATTACGAGAGGGTGCTGGGCGGGAGGATGATCGCCATGCTCCGCGCCACGGGCACGCCCGCCGAGGCGCAGATGCCGCCGGGCTGGGCGGAGAAGATCCTGCACGCCTGCCTGGACGTAGGCGGCACCACGCTCATGGCCTCCGACGCGCCGCCGAACCTCCCCGCGGGCACGCCGGGCGGCTTCTCCGTCAACATCAACACGGACACGCCGGAGGAGGCGGAGCGCGTCTTCGCCGCCCTCCTCGAGGGCGGCGAGGTGCGGATGCCCATGGCCCCGACCTTTTGGGCGCAGCGCTTCGGCATGCTGGTGGACCGCTTCGGCACGCCCTGGATGGTGAACTGCGTTCTGCCCGAATGCACCGAGGCGGGCGCCGAGACCGCCGTGCCGGCGGCCTGA
- a CDS encoding YnfA family protein translates to MGTVALYAVAALAEIGGCFAFWGWRRLGWGAWVLLPGTASLALFAWLLTLSEAAAAGRAFAAYGGVYVAASIAWLFAVEGRVPDRWDLAGGAICLLGAGVVLWGGGAGR, encoded by the coding sequence ATGGGAACCGTCGCCCTCTACGCCGTCGCCGCCCTCGCCGAGATCGGTGGCTGCTTCGCCTTCTGGGGTTGGCGGCGCCTCGGCTGGGGCGCCTGGGTGCTGCTGCCCGGCACCGCCTCCCTCGCCCTCTTCGCCTGGCTCCTCACCCTGTCGGAGGCCGCGGCGGCCGGGCGCGCCTTCGCGGCCTATGGCGGCGTCTATGTCGCCGCCTCCATCGCCTGGCTGTTCGCGGTGGAGGGACGGGTGCCCGACCGCTGGGACCTGGCGGGCGGCGCTATCTGCCTGCTCGGCGCGGGGGTGGTGCTCTGGGGCGGCGGGGCGGGCCGCTGA
- a CDS encoding MarR family transcriptional regulator, whose translation MSKPVAIPFEITLAVRDTCLCLHAQRLARALARHFDEVLRPAGLTNGQFSLLMSLNRPSPPPMAPVAALLGMDRTSLTAMLKPLERRGLVRVEADAADRRGRLLRLTEAGHAALAAALPLWKAAHAAVEGRIGDPAGFREAARALA comes from the coding sequence GTGTCAAAGCCCGTCGCGATCCCGTTCGAGATCACCCTTGCCGTCCGCGACACCTGCCTGTGCCTGCACGCCCAGCGCCTGGCGCGGGCCCTGGCGCGGCACTTCGACGAGGTGCTGCGCCCGGCGGGGCTGACGAACGGGCAGTTCTCCCTGCTGATGTCGCTGAACCGCCCCTCCCCGCCCCCCATGGCCCCGGTGGCGGCGCTGCTGGGCATGGACCGGACGAGCCTGACCGCGATGCTGAAGCCGCTGGAGCGGCGCGGGCTGGTCCGGGTGGAGGCGGATGCGGCGGATCGGCGCGGGCGGCTGCTCCGGCTGACGGAGGCGGGGCACGCGGCGCTGGCGGCGGCGCTGCCGTTGTGGAAGGCGGCGCACGCGGCGGTGGAGGGGCGGATCGGGGATCCGGCGGGGTTCCGGGAGGCGGCGCGCGCGCTCGCCTAG
- a CDS encoding IclR family transcriptional regulator has protein sequence MPEEMGAAPEGGVRPLASALKTLALLDHLSHSRRPVRLSVLSRELGAGRATIYQRLVTLMAAGWVEQTAEGAFRLTLRAARLSQAATEQAGLGDRTLSVLETLCAGTGEAASLAVLEDGVPRIVQRVEPSGVLRVEMRVGAAMDLEGTASGRVLLAFLDPDRARRLAPDLDPAILEEVRRTGHSISSGRSIEGIRAAAVPVFGHDGACAAALSLVAPAQRFAPDGWIQPLRAAARRLRAILEGRPA, from the coding sequence ATGCCAGAGGAGATGGGCGCCGCACCCGAAGGCGGCGTCCGCCCGCTCGCCTCCGCGCTGAAAACCCTCGCCCTGCTGGACCACCTCAGCCACAGCCGCCGCCCCGTCCGGCTCTCCGTGCTGTCGCGCGAACTCGGCGCGGGGCGCGCCACGATCTACCAGCGCCTCGTCACGCTCATGGCGGCGGGCTGGGTGGAGCAGACGGCCGAGGGCGCCTTCCGCCTCACCCTCCGCGCCGCCCGCCTCTCTCAGGCCGCGACGGAGCAGGCCGGGCTCGGCGACCGCACCCTCTCCGTCCTCGAGACGCTCTGCGCCGGGACGGGCGAGGCCGCGTCCCTGGCCGTGCTGGAGGACGGCGTGCCCCGCATTGTCCAACGCGTGGAGCCGAGCGGCGTGCTGCGCGTGGAGATGCGCGTGGGCGCCGCCATGGACCTGGAGGGCACCGCCTCCGGCCGCGTGCTGCTCGCCTTCCTCGATCCGGACCGGGCGCGGCGCCTCGCCCCGGACCTCGACCCCGCGATCCTGGAGGAGGTGCGGAGGACCGGCCACTCCATCTCCTCCGGCCGCAGCATCGAGGGCATCCGCGCCGCCGCCGTGCCGGTCTTCGGGCATGACGGCGCGTGCGCCGCCGCCCTCTCCCTCGTCGCCCCGGCGCAGCGCTTCGCGCCGGATGGCTGGATCCAACCCCTGCGCGCCGCCGCCCGCCGCCTGCGCGCCATCCTGGAGGGCCGCCCCGCGTGA
- a CDS encoding MmcQ/YjbR family DNA-binding protein → MAGGADLRRLALALEGTEEAPHMDRAAFRVARIYATLAADGLSANLKFSPEDQAMKCLTHPEAFSPVPGGWGRMGYTTVLLEAVTTEELAAALESAWRGALPRRRPRRR, encoded by the coding sequence ATGGCGGGCGGGGCCGACCTGCGCCGGCTAGCCCTGGCGCTGGAGGGCACGGAGGAGGCGCCGCACATGGACCGCGCGGCCTTCCGCGTGGCCCGCATCTACGCGACCCTCGCCGCGGACGGGCTGAGCGCGAACCTGAAGTTCTCGCCCGAGGACCAGGCCATGAAGTGCCTGACCCACCCGGAGGCCTTCAGCCCAGTCCCTGGTGGCTGGGGCCGGATGGGCTACACCACCGTGCTGCTGGAGGCTGTGACGACGGAGGAGCTGGCCGCAGCGCTGGAAAGCGCTTGGCGCGGCGCCCTGCCGCGCCGCCGGCCGCGCCGGCGCTAG